One window of the Pyrinomonadaceae bacterium genome contains the following:
- a CDS encoding DUF6265 family protein encodes MNLRSVTIVLVLLVGWVIVRAQTPKPTINDLSWFAGCWEANLRGRQVNEQWMKPGGGIMLGMARTVSQGKAAEFEFTQIREDKDGAIYYVAKPSGQAEASFKLVKLQNKEAVFENPQHDFPQRIIYRLQPDGSLFARVEATVNGQLRGIDYPYKRAKCE; translated from the coding sequence ATGAATCTAAGATCGGTGACGATCGTTTTGGTTCTGTTGGTTGGATGGGTCATCGTACGCGCCCAAACACCGAAACCCACCATCAATGATCTCTCCTGGTTCGCCGGATGTTGGGAAGCAAACCTTCGCGGTCGTCAGGTAAACGAGCAGTGGATGAAACCCGGCGGCGGGATCATGCTCGGGATGGCCCGCACAGTCTCTCAAGGCAAAGCCGCCGAATTTGAGTTCACCCAGATTCGCGAAGACAAAGATGGCGCGATTTACTACGTCGCGAAACCTTCCGGCCAGGCTGAAGCTTCATTCAAGCTCGTGAAGCTGCAGAACAAGGAAGCTGTCTTTGAAAATCCGCAGCACGACTTTCCGCAGCGAATCATTTATCGCTTGCAGCCTGATGGCTCGTTGTTCGCCCGCGTGGAAGCGACGGTTAATGGTCAGTTGCGCGGAATCGACTATCCCTACAAACGCGCGAAATGCGAGTGA
- a CDS encoding Ig-like domain-containing protein — MRPLNNMAHLVSFANAEVRMLVFKRLTLVTVSILLFHVAAHAQPAGPVATVEVTASQKEADVGQTVKLTVVAKDAAGNVVKESPSTYFAGPFDAAVADDNGVIKLVAPGEVIAGAIVGGKTGVTTIRVRTVGVKSISVSSLKYPLIVGSVIQLEATTRTASGDPRKGVPVTWSSDKPAIATVDAAGVVTAVARGKATITAASGEAKTTTAVTVAGNTLSSIKVEPASANARTGDVVSFKAKGTPNDAFTPRWTVSGTGATVYPDGAFVAEQPGTYVVTATAGNVSATSSILVAPRNAERQLTVVGRARFKDVQAAEVWLIGNYAYYSTIADHFVVYDISDPANPKLTDTVKVDARLINDISTTADGKILVISRENASSRKNGIAFYDTSDPAHPKLISEYTATVTGGVHSAFVDGHYVYLTDDATGSMRVIDFADVKNPKEVARWQTEPQHATLVRTKDGETTAGRYLHDLQVKDGLAYLAYWHDGLVILDVGAGIKGGSPENPKLVSQIRFNHYELYGDGWLAGTHSVFRYKNYVFVGDEVFPSIFDLSSRRRVPVRGTTHVIDVSDINNPRKVAEYEVPEGGAHNMWVENDVMYMGYYSGGARVVDVSGELRGDLYRQGREMGRLFTADPESFRPNLPLTWGAQPHKGLIYFNDINSGLWVVKVGEKIEKGSTTSPGQ; from the coding sequence ATGAGGCCATTGAATAACATGGCGCACCTGGTTTCATTTGCGAATGCGGAGGTTCGGATGCTCGTCTTCAAACGTCTAACACTCGTCACTGTTTCAATCCTGCTCTTTCACGTTGCGGCGCATGCTCAGCCGGCAGGCCCCGTCGCCACCGTGGAAGTCACGGCTTCGCAAAAGGAGGCAGATGTCGGTCAGACGGTAAAGCTCACTGTGGTCGCGAAAGATGCCGCCGGCAACGTCGTCAAAGAATCGCCATCGACTTACTTTGCGGGCCCTTTCGACGCCGCGGTTGCGGACGACAACGGCGTGATTAAGCTGGTGGCGCCGGGTGAAGTTATCGCCGGGGCCATCGTCGGCGGCAAGACGGGCGTAACGACGATTCGCGTTCGGACGGTGGGCGTCAAATCGATTTCCGTCAGTTCACTCAAATATCCTTTGATTGTTGGCAGCGTCATCCAACTCGAAGCCACGACACGCACGGCCAGTGGTGACCCGCGCAAAGGCGTTCCCGTAACCTGGTCCTCTGACAAACCAGCCATCGCGACGGTTGACGCGGCGGGCGTTGTCACGGCAGTCGCGCGTGGAAAAGCCACCATCACGGCAGCGTCAGGCGAGGCGAAGACGACGACTGCAGTTACCGTCGCCGGGAATACTCTCAGTTCGATCAAGGTCGAGCCGGCATCGGCCAACGCACGCACGGGCGACGTGGTTAGCTTCAAAGCAAAGGGAACTCCGAATGACGCGTTCACCCCGCGCTGGACGGTGAGCGGCACCGGCGCGACGGTTTATCCTGATGGCGCATTCGTCGCTGAACAACCGGGCACGTATGTCGTCACCGCTACCGCCGGAAATGTTTCGGCGACTTCATCGATTCTGGTTGCGCCGCGCAACGCGGAACGACAACTAACCGTTGTGGGCCGGGCGAGATTCAAAGACGTTCAGGCCGCGGAAGTCTGGCTCATCGGGAATTATGCTTACTACTCGACCATTGCCGATCACTTCGTCGTCTATGACATTTCGGATCCGGCGAATCCGAAACTGACTGACACGGTGAAAGTCGATGCGCGTCTCATCAACGATATCAGCACCACCGCTGACGGAAAGATCCTGGTGATTTCCCGAGAGAACGCTTCGAGTCGCAAAAACGGCATCGCGTTCTACGACACCTCTGATCCCGCGCACCCGAAACTGATTTCTGAATACACAGCCACCGTCACCGGCGGGGTGCACAGCGCCTTTGTCGATGGCCATTACGTTTACCTGACCGACGACGCGACGGGCTCAATGCGCGTCATCGATTTCGCGGACGTGAAGAATCCGAAAGAGGTCGCGCGCTGGCAGACCGAACCGCAGCATGCGACGTTGGTGCGCACCAAAGACGGCGAGACGACGGCCGGGCGTTATCTTCACGATCTCCAAGTGAAGGATGGTCTGGCTTATCTCGCTTACTGGCACGACGGCCTGGTGATTCTCGACGTCGGAGCCGGAATCAAAGGCGGCAGCCCGGAAAATCCAAAGCTCGTCAGTCAAATTCGTTTCAATCACTACGAGCTTTACGGCGATGGCTGGCTCGCGGGCACGCACTCAGTTTTTCGCTACAAGAATTATGTGTTCGTGGGCGATGAAGTCTTCCCATCTATCTTCGACCTTAGTTCGCGGCGCCGAGTTCCAGTGCGCGGCACAACGCACGTGATAGACGTTTCCGACATTAACAACCCGCGTAAGGTTGCGGAATACGAGGTGCCCGAAGGCGGCGCGCACAACATGTGGGTTGAGAACGATGTCATGTACATGGGTTACTACAGTGGCGGCGCGCGCGTGGTCGATGTTTCCGGCGAGCTGCGTGGTGATCTCTATCGACAAGGTCGCGAGATGGGCCGGTTGTTCACCGCCGATCCCGAAAGCTTCCGTCCGAACTTGCCCTTAACCTGGGGCGCGCAGCCACACAAAGGCCTGATTTACTTCAATGACATCAACTCCGGGCTGTGGGTGGTGAAGGTTGGCGAGAAAATCGAAAAGGGATCCACTACGAGCCCTGGTCAGTGA
- a CDS encoding carboxypeptidase-like regulatory domain-containing protein, translating to MKPDPLKNLRIASPCPMNWDQMTGDNRARFCSLCNLHVYNIAELTRKQAVALITETEGRICGRIYRRSDGTVITKDCPVGLRAIRRRVARTAGAVFATLVALTSSAFGQSPSKKDHPSCKQQVTISRKESDTEPGAFTGTVVDANGAYVAGVRIKITDRKSGKSIEVASNDEGRFRTEALGASVYDVSAESAGFKKLEIAQLTIAAKETVTLTLILTVADPATEVLVGVVLVEPMVDTTKPGLTYTITSDIFRRLPIP from the coding sequence ATGAAACCGGATCCGCTGAAAAACCTTCGCATCGCTTCACCCTGCCCCATGAACTGGGACCAGATGACGGGCGATAATCGCGCGCGCTTTTGCAGTCTGTGTAATCTGCACGTGTACAACATCGCTGAGCTGACGCGAAAGCAGGCGGTGGCGCTGATAACCGAGACTGAAGGTCGGATCTGCGGGAGGATTTATCGCCGATCGGACGGAACCGTTATCACCAAAGATTGCCCGGTTGGCTTGCGCGCAATCCGCCGGCGCGTCGCGCGAACTGCGGGAGCGGTTTTCGCGACGCTGGTCGCCTTAACTTCCTCAGCGTTTGGTCAGAGCCCATCGAAAAAAGATCACCCTTCGTGTAAGCAACAGGTAACCATTTCCCGGAAGGAATCCGACACGGAACCCGGCGCCTTTACGGGCACGGTGGTTGATGCTAACGGGGCTTATGTGGCGGGCGTGCGGATTAAGATCACCGACAGAAAATCCGGGAAATCAATTGAGGTCGCTTCAAATGACGAAGGTCGTTTTCGGACAGAAGCGCTCGGAGCGAGTGTTTATGATGTGTCTGCGGAATCGGCGGGCTTCAAAAAACTCGAAATCGCTCAACTCACCATCGCGGCAAAGGAAACTGTGACTTTGACGCTGATTCTGACCGTTGCTGATCCGGCGACGGAGGTTTTAGTAGGCGTTGTTTTAGTCGAACCGATGGTTGACACGACAAAGCCGGGGCTAACTTATACTATTACCAGTGACATCTTTCGGAGACTTCCGATCCCCTAG
- a CDS encoding radical SAM protein, whose translation MIEHQLPNEPSYLNLLRAGELARRVETLEALLECCTVCPLDCGNNRMQGQLARCYSGRLPIVSSYTPHFGEEPPLTGTRGAGNVFFGNCNLRCVYCQNYQISQTHKEQIKNEVTHERLAEMMLDLQARGCHNINFVSPTHFAPQMARAILLAAEKGLTLPIVYNTNAYDSVEVLRLLEGIVDVYLPDLKYAEDEAGFLFSKVRSYAPVSRAALKEMFRQTGAELFFDEGGLLKRGLVIRLLVLPNDIGGLRESLQWIRDELGPRVAVSLMAQYYPTNVAGTNPRYTLLSRRISESEWLRAVAALDEFGMENGWMQEYDGSAFYYRPDFSDRETPFHDVRDFATTASESADASAH comes from the coding sequence ATGATCGAACATCAACTTCCAAACGAGCCGTCATATCTTAATCTGCTGCGGGCCGGCGAACTGGCGCGCCGTGTGGAAACGCTCGAAGCCTTGCTCGAATGTTGCACTGTCTGTCCGCTGGATTGCGGCAACAACAGAATGCAGGGTCAGTTGGCTCGATGTTACTCCGGCCGTCTGCCAATAGTTTCTTCCTACACTCCGCACTTTGGCGAAGAGCCGCCACTGACAGGGACACGCGGCGCCGGAAATGTCTTTTTCGGCAACTGCAACCTGCGCTGTGTCTACTGCCAGAATTATCAGATCTCGCAAACGCACAAAGAACAAATCAAGAATGAAGTGACGCACGAACGTCTCGCTGAGATGATGCTCGACCTGCAAGCGCGCGGTTGTCACAACATCAACTTCGTTTCGCCGACACATTTCGCACCGCAGATGGCCCGCGCGATTTTGCTCGCGGCGGAAAAAGGTTTGACCCTGCCCATCGTTTACAACACCAACGCGTACGATTCGGTTGAGGTGCTGCGCCTGCTCGAAGGCATCGTCGATGTTTATCTGCCGGACTTGAAATACGCTGAAGACGAAGCGGGATTCCTGTTTTCAAAGGTGCGCAGCTATGCGCCGGTTTCGCGCGCCGCTCTCAAGGAAATGTTTCGCCAAACGGGTGCTGAACTGTTTTTCGACGAAGGTGGTTTGTTGAAACGAGGTCTGGTCATTCGCTTACTCGTTTTGCCCAATGATATTGGCGGATTGCGCGAGTCACTTCAGTGGATTCGCGATGAACTCGGTCCGCGCGTCGCGGTTTCTTTGATGGCCCAGTACTACCCGACCAATGTCGCGGGCACCAACCCGCGCTACACCCTGCTGTCGCGCCGGATTAGCGAGTCTGAGTGGCTGCGCGCCGTGGCGGCGCTCGATGAATTCGGAATGGAAAACGGCTGGATGCAGGAGTACGACGGCTCGGCGTTTTACTACCGGCCTGATTTTTCAGACCGGGAAACACCCTTCCACGACGTCCGCGACTTCGCGACTACTGCGTCGGAATCTGCGGACGCGTCGGCACACTGA
- a CDS encoding addiction module protein, with translation MSTTVEQLAEQAMMLPPESRAKLADLLVESLDSAELGRIEQLWLSEAKRRRDEVRAKVKTISGPEGLRRVRDTLKR, from the coding sequence ATGAGCACGACGGTTGAACAACTCGCGGAACAAGCCATGATGTTGCCGCCCGAGTCGCGTGCGAAACTGGCGGATTTGCTGGTGGAGAGTTTAGATTCTGCCGAACTGGGTCGGATTGAGCAGTTGTGGCTCAGCGAGGCCAAACGACGACGCGACGAAGTTCGCGCTAAAGTTAAAACCATTTCCGGCCCGGAGGGCCTTCGCAGAGTTCGCGATACGCTCAAGCGATGA
- a CDS encoding cytochrome P460 family protein, whose protein sequence is MIKKERRMLPAFTVATILLIGLAINYPALRSVLSRELASGSDAPDAVKAIAGYRSWTKVNPKPEVMNAQTAGLCGISLSPSGANIFGGTNPHHRKYITVYVNESGRKAMMEQASPKFPQGSVIVKEKLSEPSSEAPELLTVMIKREKGFNPKSGDWEYAVFDGTGTKLESRGKLSNCQSCHVTFPHSDYVFRTYLTDDVRNKLK, encoded by the coding sequence ATGATCAAGAAAGAACGGCGGATGCTGCCGGCTTTTACGGTGGCAACGATCCTGTTAATTGGTTTGGCAATCAATTATCCGGCGCTCCGATCGGTCCTTTCGCGCGAGCTTGCATCTGGATCGGACGCTCCAGACGCGGTGAAGGCGATCGCCGGCTATCGAAGTTGGACGAAGGTGAATCCCAAACCCGAAGTTATGAATGCCCAGACTGCCGGACTCTGCGGGATTTCGCTTTCGCCAAGTGGCGCGAACATTTTTGGCGGGACCAACCCTCATCACCGAAAGTACATTACGGTTTATGTCAACGAATCGGGCCGCAAAGCCATGATGGAACAGGCCTCGCCGAAGTTTCCGCAAGGCTCAGTGATTGTAAAAGAGAAGTTATCCGAACCATCGAGTGAGGCCCCCGAACTTCTGACCGTAATGATCAAACGTGAAAAGGGATTCAATCCGAAGAGCGGTGATTGGGAATATGCAGTGTTTGACGGAACCGGAACCAAATTGGAGTCGCGCGGGAAACTGAGCAACTGCCAGAGCTGCCACGTGACTTTTCCACATTCAGATTACGTTTTCCGGACTTACCTGACGGATGATGTCCGCAACAAACTGAAATAA
- a CDS encoding formimidoylglutamate deiminase, which yields MANAEKFNASIAWLPDFIYTGGRFESGRALVCDASGTIVSLPRVAELRDEKRVRLTNRAMLPGMVNAHSHAFQRVLRGRTEYRTGDRDSFWTWREMMYSAATRLTPEDVYDASRMAFLEMALSGITAVGEFHYLHHAPDGKPYDDPNLLAKEVVRAAGDVGLRIALLRVAYVRSGFRSDPNPQQARFIEPDAVSYLRHVDDLGSALLRSANSSNNPGTPEARAPTAWTGVAPHSVRAVPLEYLREVIAHANKLSLSVHMHVAEQPAEVSACVEEYGRTPIALLETEGLLSDRFTAVHAIHVTPKAMPAFARTGAMVCACPTTERNLGDGVVPADEYLKHGVPICLGTDSHVQIDPFEEARELEYHLRLQKMERVVLGARTPLSADAPSQLAAYLFDCATVNGVRSISSPSGTVDVGKPADFFTVDLNDPSIAGASPNDLLSSIVFSASRAAVREVVVGGKPIVSDGQHLIQEEVVERFGELQKRLWDEAGASPPS from the coding sequence ATGGCGAACGCCGAAAAGTTCAATGCGTCGATCGCGTGGCTGCCGGATTTCATCTACACGGGCGGCCGGTTTGAGAGCGGGCGAGCGCTGGTTTGCGATGCTTCCGGGACGATCGTAAGTCTGCCGCGCGTCGCAGAACTCCGAGATGAAAAACGAGTTCGGCTGACGAATCGCGCGATGCTCCCAGGAATGGTGAATGCGCATTCGCATGCGTTTCAGCGGGTGCTGCGCGGGCGCACCGAATATCGCACTGGGGATCGCGACAGCTTCTGGACTTGGCGCGAAATGATGTACTCGGCGGCGACGAGGCTCACGCCGGAAGACGTTTACGACGCATCGCGGATGGCGTTCCTGGAAATGGCTTTGAGCGGGATCACCGCCGTGGGCGAGTTTCACTACCTGCATCACGCGCCGGACGGAAAGCCTTACGACGATCCGAATCTGCTGGCGAAAGAAGTTGTCCGCGCGGCTGGCGACGTCGGACTGCGCATCGCGCTTTTGCGAGTCGCTTACGTTCGATCAGGCTTTCGCAGTGATCCCAATCCGCAGCAGGCGCGATTCATCGAGCCCGACGCGGTGAGTTACCTTCGACATGTCGATGATTTAGGGTCCGCACTGCTCCGGAGTGCTAATTCGTCGAACAACCCAGGCACGCCAGAGGCACGCGCACCGACCGCCTGGACTGGTGTTGCGCCCCACAGCGTACGCGCTGTCCCGCTGGAATACCTGCGCGAAGTGATCGCTCACGCGAACAAACTTAGCCTGAGCGTGCATATGCACGTCGCCGAACAGCCGGCTGAGGTTTCAGCGTGCGTCGAAGAATACGGCCGGACGCCGATCGCTCTGTTAGAAACGGAAGGATTATTGAGCGACCGCTTCACCGCCGTTCACGCGATTCACGTAACGCCGAAAGCGATGCCGGCATTCGCCAGGACGGGGGCGATGGTGTGCGCGTGTCCGACGACGGAGCGCAACCTTGGCGACGGCGTTGTGCCGGCGGATGAATATCTCAAACATGGCGTGCCGATCTGTCTGGGAACTGACAGCCACGTGCAAATCGATCCGTTTGAAGAGGCGCGCGAGTTGGAGTATCACCTGCGTCTGCAGAAGATGGAGCGGGTCGTACTGGGAGCGCGGACGCCTTTGTCCGCGGATGCGCCATCACAACTCGCGGCGTATCTCTTCGACTGTGCGACAGTTAACGGCGTACGCAGCATCAGTTCTCCGAGCGGCACAGTGGACGTTGGAAAACCCGCCGACTTTTTCACAGTCGATCTCAATGATCCTTCAATAGCGGGAGCTTCACCGAACGATCTGCTCTCGTCGATTGTGTTTTCCGCGTCGCGTGCCGCGGTGCGCGAAGTCGTCGTCGGGGGAAAGCCGATCGTTTCCGACGGACAGCACTTGATTCAGGAAGAAGTTGTTGAGCGCTTTGGTGAGTTGCAGAAGCGACTGTGGGATGAAGCGGGGGCAAGCCCACCTTCCTGA
- a CDS encoding DUF2721 domain-containing protein encodes MDGLSASLAVLTAMITPAVLISASGTMILSSSVRLGRVVDRVRSLSDRLLEISREGYEEEFLEERRAMLYDQLDKLTSRSRLLQRALTSFYLAVGIFVATSFAIGVVSFSSTRRFGWIPVAFGLVGAFFLFYGSMLLVFEARLALSTTHSEMDFIWRVTRRVVPRELVEQHKTHYVHFRKKKSP; translated from the coding sequence ATGGATGGTTTATCCGCATCACTCGCCGTGCTGACGGCAATGATTACGCCGGCCGTTTTAATTTCTGCGAGCGGCACGATGATTCTCTCCTCTTCCGTGCGTCTGGGGCGTGTCGTGGACCGCGTTCGATCGCTCTCAGATCGATTGCTGGAGATTTCGCGGGAAGGCTATGAAGAAGAGTTCCTCGAAGAGCGCCGGGCGATGCTTTACGATCAACTCGACAAACTGACCAGCCGATCGCGTCTGCTGCAGCGTGCGCTTACCAGCTTTTATCTCGCTGTCGGTATTTTCGTGGCGACCAGTTTCGCCATCGGCGTTGTCTCGTTCAGTTCGACGAGAAGGTTTGGATGGATTCCAGTTGCGTTTGGTCTGGTCGGCGCTTTCTTTCTTTTCTATGGCAGCATGCTGCTTGTCTTTGAAGCCCGGCTCGCGTTAAGCACCACCCACTCGGAGATGGATTTTATCTGGCGCGTTACCAGACGCGTCGTGCCGCGGGAACTGGTCGAGCAACACAAGACACATTACGTGCATTTCAGGAAAAAGAAATCACCGTGA
- the argE gene encoding acetylornithine deacetylase, with protein MTVEQTLAELVAIDSVSARSNAEIVLYLQKRCEALGFKIQRFPHVDEHGIEKINLVAQTSLCDSQIAGSQTEVCAPELALVGHTDTVPYDQNWKEALTLTERESKLFGRGACDTKAFIAAALTAVESIDIAKLRKPLALVFTADEEIGCLGAKRLADAKPFTARHAIVGEPTSLQPMRAGKGYCLAHVTVHGREAHSAYPQIGASAIFRAAKLIEKIEAIAEDVKSDAHTGFDPPYTTLNIGLINGGSAKNVIPGECRFTLEWRTIPGQPADFVLNLVRAAVSELEKVDLEFACEIEADRADDSFETPTGSDLVKFLEQASGKAPGTVAFGTEAPSMIALGAQAVVFGPGNIRVAHRTGEFVPVDELARCVGILRAAIAHFCL; from the coding sequence ATGACTGTCGAACAAACCTTAGCCGAACTCGTCGCCATTGATTCTGTATCCGCGCGCTCGAACGCGGAAATTGTTTTGTATCTGCAAAAGCGTTGCGAGGCCCTCGGATTTAAAATTCAGAGATTTCCACATGTTGATGAACATGGGATCGAGAAAATAAATCTGGTGGCACAGACTTCACTCTGTGATTCTCAAATTGCCGGTTCACAGACTGAAGTCTGTGCCCCGGAGCTCGCGCTCGTCGGTCACACCGATACCGTTCCTTACGATCAAAATTGGAAGGAAGCGCTGACCCTGACCGAACGCGAGAGCAAGCTGTTTGGGCGCGGCGCGTGCGACACGAAAGCGTTCATCGCCGCGGCGCTGACCGCGGTGGAGAGCATCGACATCGCGAAGCTTCGCAAACCGCTCGCGTTGGTGTTCACCGCAGATGAGGAGATTGGTTGTCTCGGAGCGAAGCGTCTGGCTGACGCGAAGCCTTTCACCGCCAGGCACGCCATCGTTGGCGAGCCAACTTCATTGCAACCGATGCGCGCGGGAAAGGGATACTGTCTCGCGCATGTGACCGTTCATGGCCGCGAAGCTCACAGCGCTTATCCGCAAATCGGTGCGTCGGCGATCTTTCGCGCCGCGAAGTTGATCGAAAAGATCGAAGCGATTGCCGAAGACGTGAAGAGTGACGCGCACACTGGATTTGATCCGCCTTACACAACTCTCAATATTGGTCTCATTAACGGCGGCAGCGCGAAGAACGTAATTCCCGGCGAGTGCCGTTTCACGCTCGAGTGGCGAACTATTCCGGGTCAACCAGCCGATTTCGTCTTGAATCTGGTTCGTGCCGCAGTTTCAGAGTTAGAGAAAGTCGATCTGGAGTTCGCTTGTGAGATCGAGGCTGATCGTGCCGATGACAGCTTCGAAACGCCCACCGGTTCTGACCTGGTTAAGTTCCTCGAGCAAGCATCAGGGAAAGCTCCGGGCACCGTTGCGTTCGGCACGGAAGCGCCCAGTATGATTGCGCTCGGCGCTCAAGCTGTTGTCTTCGGTCCGGGAAACATTCGCGTCGCGCACCGCACCGGCGAATTTGTGCCCGTGGATGAACTAGCTCGCTGCGTGGGCATTCTGCGCGCAGCTATCGCCCATTTTTGCCTGTAA
- a CDS encoding type II toxin-antitoxin system RelE/ParE family toxin, which yields MNWEFHPEALDEYEASAAYYAAQDPDLQVRFIEAIETAIDQILESPTRWRVIDEDVRRSSLLRTFFPTVFSTQSHATLF from the coding sequence ATGAACTGGGAGTTCCACCCAGAAGCCTTGGACGAATACGAGGCCTCCGCGGCTTACTACGCGGCACAAGATCCTGACCTTCAAGTTCGATTCATCGAAGCAATCGAAACTGCGATCGATCAGATTCTGGAATCGCCAACGCGCTGGCGGGTGATCGACGAAGATGTTCGTCGCTCGTCTCTGTTGCGCACGTTTTTCCCTACGGTATTCTCTACACAATCGCACGCGACTTTGTTCTAA
- a CDS encoding pyridoxal phosphate-dependent aminotransferase yields MSKIALSRRAIETPASPIRRLVPYADRAKARGIKVYHLNIGQPDIETPAEMMDGYRNVDIKVLSYGPSQGLKEYIDALVLYYRGVGIEVRAQDILVTTGGSEAIMFALDTVADAGDEVIVPEPFYTNYAGFASTASVKLVPVTCLAETGFALPAKAEFERAITSRTRAIIYSNPGNPTGAVFTRSELEMLAELCVEHGLYLIGDEAYREFIYDDDTEHTSVLNLPGIEDRAILVDSVSKRYSACGARIGCVISRNAELMAAVLKFGQARLCPPTVDQLAAMAAVKVPDSYFAETRREYQSRRDLVCDAIAKIPGAVCLKPRGAFYVMPKLPIRDGEEFAIFMLEEFQLDNETVMVAPAEGFYGTPGMGKDEVRIAYVLNCDDLARAMKILAAGVEAYNRSR; encoded by the coding sequence TTGAGCAAAATCGCACTTTCCCGTCGGGCTATCGAAACGCCGGCATCTCCGATTCGAAGGCTGGTGCCGTACGCCGACCGGGCCAAGGCCCGCGGCATCAAGGTCTATCACTTGAACATTGGCCAGCCGGATATCGAGACTCCGGCCGAGATGATGGACGGATATCGGAACGTCGATATCAAGGTGCTCTCTTACGGGCCGTCGCAGGGCTTGAAGGAATATATTGACGCGCTGGTTCTTTACTATAGGGGCGTAGGGATAGAAGTTCGGGCTCAGGACATTCTGGTGACGACCGGCGGCAGCGAGGCAATAATGTTCGCGCTGGACACGGTGGCTGATGCCGGTGACGAAGTCATTGTCCCGGAACCTTTCTACACCAACTATGCGGGATTCGCGTCAACTGCCAGCGTCAAGCTCGTTCCGGTGACATGTCTGGCCGAGACGGGTTTTGCCCTGCCAGCCAAAGCGGAGTTCGAAAGAGCCATCACCAGCAGAACCCGAGCAATCATTTATTCCAACCCGGGGAACCCGACGGGTGCGGTCTTCACCCGAAGTGAACTGGAAATGCTCGCGGAGTTATGCGTCGAGCACGGGCTCTACCTAATCGGCGACGAGGCGTACCGCGAGTTCATCTACGACGACGACACCGAACACACGAGTGTCCTCAATCTACCCGGGATCGAAGACCGGGCTATTTTGGTGGATAGCGTGTCCAAGCGTTACAGCGCATGTGGGGCTCGGATCGGCTGCGTCATCAGCCGGAATGCGGAGTTGATGGCCGCAGTATTGAAGTTTGGACAGGCGCGGCTTTGCCCACCGACGGTGGACCAGTTGGCGGCGATGGCTGCGGTGAAGGTGCCGGACAGCTACTTCGCCGAGACGCGTCGCGAATACCAAAGCCGCCGAGACCTGGTATGCGATGCAATCGCGAAGATACCGGGGGCGGTCTGCCTCAAGCCGCGGGGCGCATTCTACGTTATGCCCAAGTTACCGATTCGCGACGGCGAAGAATTCGCGATCTTCATGCTGGAAGAGTTTCAGCTCGACAATGAGACGGTGATGGTGGCGCCGGCCGAAGGATTCTACGGGACCCCAGGCATGGGCAAGGATGAGGTTCGCATCGCCTATGTACTCAACTGCGATGATCTGGCGCGGGCCATGAAGATCCTCGCGGCTGGGGTGGAAGCGTACAACCGAAGTAGATGA
- a CDS encoding response regulator — protein MSEDESSPLREAATNGADSQPCVLLVEDDRSVRRYLEVTLQRSGYRVLTAEDGLEAMKVAMSAAIDVVVTDAIMPNLSGQQLAAFLRKNPKLSSIPIVLLTGQENRAASSNVEVMIDAFLYKPVKADDLKACLKTVLGK, from the coding sequence ATGAGTGAAGACGAATCATCGCCATTGCGCGAGGCGGCGACCAACGGCGCCGACTCGCAACCTTGCGTGCTGCTGGTAGAGGACGATCGGTCGGTCAGGCGATATCTGGAGGTCACGCTTCAGCGTTCTGGTTATCGTGTGCTGACGGCTGAGGACGGTCTGGAAGCAATGAAGGTGGCCATGTCTGCGGCGATCGACGTCGTGGTCACGGACGCCATCATGCCGAACTTGAGCGGCCAACAACTCGCCGCGTTTCTCCGGAAAAATCCGAAGCTCTCGAGTATTCCGATCGTGCTGCTAACCGGCCAGGAGAATAGAGCAGCTTCGTCCAATGTTGAGGTGATGATTGACGCGTTCCTCTACAAGCCGGTAAAGGCCGATGACTTGAAAGCGTGCCTGAAAACCGTCCTCGGGAAATAA